GAGGGGAGCCGCATCCGGTTCGAGGGCGGGCAACTGCGGGTGCCGGATGACCCCATCATCCCCTTCATCGAGGGGGATGGCATCGGGCCGGACATCTGGAAGGCCTCGGTCCGGGTCCTGGACGCGGCGGTGGCGAAGGCGTTCGGTGGGAGGAAGCGCATTGCCTGGTACGAGATCTACGCCGGCGAGAAGGCCCAGAAGCTGTACGGGGAGTCGCTGCCGGAAGAGACGGTCCGCGCCATCCGGGACTACATCGTGGCCATCAAGGGCCCCCTGACGACCCCGGTGGGCGGGGGCTTCCGGAGCCTCAACGTCGCCCTGCGGCAGCAGCTGGACCTCTTCGCCTGCGTCCGGCCGGTCCGGTACTTCCACGGGGCCCCGAGCCCCGTGCGGCACCCGGAGCGGATGGACGTGGTCATCTTCCGGGAG
The nucleotide sequence above comes from Candidatus Methylomirabilis sp.. Encoded proteins:
- a CDS encoding isocitrate/isopropylmalate family dehydrogenase, whose amino-acid sequence is MAQEKGRDPGRLTPPREGSRIRFEGGQLRVPDDPIIPFIEGDGIGPDIWKASVRVLDAAVAKAFGGRKRIAWYEIYAGEKAQKLYGESLPEETVRAIRDYIVAIKGPLTTPVGGGFRSLNVALRQQLDLFACVRPVRYFHGAPSPVRHPERMDVVIFRE